In a genomic window of Dyadobacter fermentans DSM 18053:
- a CDS encoding glycosyltransferase family 2 protein gives MIKVSVCVVTYNHEKFVAKMLDSILMQQTTFDFEIVVGDDYSKDNTRAILTEYQQRFPDKIRLLLHPKNMGLNGKFNALSTFAAAKGEYIAQFDGDDYLLVPDKLQKQVEMMDANRHYSACFHNARVIYDDNAAPPHLVNWINKKEFTVDDLIGEDELCFIATSSLMFRREDFAKNPDPEWTNRSTSGDIPRNIMLATRGPIGYIDEVMSVYRKQRGGASFADNHYGKDFLFNRIEMYSNIDKELKYQYHDRLTKNIATYYYKMLFSREYGHTYWPRVKYAVKYLSMADPAPERRKEVIRDFIIPPVFMKIYSFFALNLYNLKSKVSGQS, from the coding sequence ATGATAAAAGTGAGCGTGTGTGTAGTCACCTACAACCACGAAAAATTTGTAGCGAAAATGCTGGACTCGATCCTGATGCAGCAAACTACATTTGATTTCGAGATCGTGGTGGGGGATGATTACTCCAAAGACAACACCCGTGCGATATTGACCGAGTACCAGCAACGCTTCCCCGATAAGATCCGGCTCTTGTTACACCCGAAAAACATGGGCCTCAACGGAAAGTTCAACGCATTATCCACCTTTGCCGCGGCGAAGGGGGAATACATTGCGCAGTTCGACGGCGACGACTATCTGCTCGTTCCGGATAAGCTGCAAAAGCAGGTTGAAATGATGGATGCTAACCGGCATTACTCCGCCTGTTTCCACAATGCAAGGGTGATTTACGATGACAATGCTGCGCCCCCGCACCTCGTCAATTGGATTAATAAAAAAGAATTTACGGTGGACGACCTCATCGGTGAGGACGAGCTTTGCTTCATCGCCACGTCGAGCCTGATGTTCCGCCGGGAGGATTTTGCGAAAAATCCTGATCCCGAATGGACCAACCGCTCCACCAGCGGCGACATTCCCCGCAACATCATGCTCGCAACCCGCGGACCGATCGGTTATATTGATGAAGTAATGTCGGTGTACCGCAAGCAGCGCGGAGGGGCCAGTTTTGCGGATAATCACTATGGGAAGGACTTTCTTTTCAACCGCATTGAGATGTATTCCAATATTGATAAGGAGTTGAAATACCAATACCACGACCGGCTCACGAAGAATATCGCGACGTACTACTACAAAATGCTGTTTTCGAGGGAATACGGCCACACTTACTGGCCGAGGGTCAAATATGCCGTGAAATACCTTTCAATGGCCGATCCCGCGCCCGAGCGACGGAAAGAGGTGATCAGGGACTTCATCATCCCGCCGGTTTTTATGAAGATTTACAGCTTTTTCGCGCTGAACCTCTACAACCTGAAAAGTAAGGTTTCGGGGCAGAGCTGA
- a CDS encoding DinB family protein: MRRIAIICLFLMAGKVASAQTMTAKYLADWERAKAYTKEYLDAMPEDGYALKPTPEIRSFAQQMDHLGDANYLFVSSATGKAKPEGSLEKMADQSKAAVTKGVLESYDFVIAALKGMTDADLAKDVKVFGMDMKAGTAFEKAFEHQTHHRGQTTPYIRMKGATPPKEKLF, from the coding sequence ATGAGAAGAATTGCTATTATCTGTCTGTTTTTAATGGCGGGCAAAGTTGCATCCGCCCAAACGATGACCGCGAAGTACCTGGCCGACTGGGAGCGCGCGAAAGCTTACACGAAAGAATACCTTGACGCAATGCCCGAAGACGGTTATGCATTGAAACCGACCCCTGAAATCCGGTCATTTGCCCAGCAAATGGACCACCTCGGCGATGCTAATTATCTATTCGTATCGTCGGCAACAGGCAAGGCAAAACCCGAAGGCTCGCTCGAAAAAATGGCCGATCAATCCAAGGCCGCGGTCACGAAAGGGGTTTTGGAAAGTTACGATTTCGTAATTGCCGCATTGAAAGGTATGACGGACGCCGATCTGGCAAAGGATGTGAAAGTATTCGGAATGGACATGAAAGCCGGCACCGCGTTTGAGAAGGCATTCGAACACCAAACGCACCACCGCGGACAAACCACGCCGTACATCCGCATGAAAGGCGCCACTCCGCCGAAAGAGAAGTTATTCTGA
- a CDS encoding metallophosphoesterase family protein yields MPENPEERAQKYLDLGHSEAENHAKTQLELYEKRVQQTSSVTNVISEFFKTNLIGFAWHYLRSRFGARHPYQAYPRNGDTGIYPLQSSIAAREEISIALLSDWASDTAESDAVANLVSRHAPDYTIHMGDIYFVGTPKEIEENFTAPYASWYYGASGSLALSGNHEMYSNGNAFFQHLLPAMYAQVGEVRKTQQAGFFCLENEYWRIIGIDTGYTSVGRPFFEILSPPDCHLRKEQVAWLRDVVKLGDPLDTRGIVFLSHHPYMSAFREEYKRPGEQLQKLMGDAQRPVVWMWGHDHRLVAYRFDRNGNGPQAYGRCIGHGGLPVEVRPPDAGEAHKIEFYDTRVRKQIKRHALGYNGFARLLLRNEKLIAEYRDLEDTCVMEESWTVNKANGQLDWEVVKTLPELAVR; encoded by the coding sequence ATGCCCGAAAACCCCGAAGAACGCGCCCAGAAATACCTCGACCTTGGCCACAGCGAAGCCGAGAACCATGCCAAAACCCAGTTGGAACTGTACGAAAAACGCGTGCAGCAAACGTCGTCGGTCACCAACGTCATCTCCGAATTTTTCAAAACCAATCTCATCGGCTTTGCCTGGCATTACCTGCGGAGCCGTTTCGGGGCGAGGCATCCTTACCAGGCCTACCCGCGCAATGGCGACACCGGCATTTATCCCTTGCAATCGTCGATCGCGGCGAGGGAGGAGATCAGCATTGCATTGCTTTCGGATTGGGCCAGCGATACGGCCGAATCCGATGCCGTGGCTAATCTCGTTTCCAGGCATGCACCCGACTACACCATTCACATGGGCGATATTTACTTTGTAGGCACGCCGAAGGAAATCGAAGAGAATTTCACGGCGCCTTATGCATCGTGGTATTACGGCGCTTCGGGCAGCCTTGCATTGTCGGGTAATCATGAGATGTATTCCAATGGCAATGCGTTTTTTCAACACCTGCTTCCCGCTATGTACGCGCAGGTGGGCGAGGTGCGAAAAACGCAGCAGGCCGGGTTTTTCTGCCTCGAAAACGAATACTGGCGCATTATCGGGATTGATACCGGCTACACATCGGTAGGAAGGCCGTTTTTCGAAATCCTGTCGCCGCCGGATTGCCATTTGCGGAAAGAGCAGGTTGCATGGCTGCGCGACGTCGTGAAGCTGGGCGATCCGCTCGATACCCGGGGCATTGTTTTCCTGAGCCATCATCCGTACATGTCGGCGTTTCGGGAAGAATACAAGCGGCCGGGCGAGCAGCTGCAAAAGCTGATGGGCGATGCGCAGCGGCCGGTAGTGTGGATGTGGGGCCACGATCACCGGCTGGTGGCCTACCGGTTCGACAGGAACGGCAATGGACCGCAGGCTTATGGCCGCTGCATCGGTCACGGCGGGCTACCCGTGGAGGTGAGGCCGCCTGATGCGGGGGAAGCGCATAAGATCGAATTTTACGATACGCGCGTGCGGAAGCAGATCAAAAGACACGCGCTGGGCTACAATGGCTTTGCCAGACTGCTGCTGCGGAATGAAAAGCTGATAGCCGAGTACCGCGACCTCGAAGATACCTGTGTAATGGAAGAGAGCTGGACGGTAAACAAAGCAAACGGCCAACTCGATTGGGAAGTTGTTAAAACCCTTCCTGAGCTGGCCGTTCGGTAA
- a CDS encoding gluconokinase: protein MPYIIGCDIGTTNVKSVAFDTISGEILASHSESYEMNHPQPDWSEQDPEEIFQAAGKTLKTVISECKAEGDPVGISFSAAMHGVLALDKDGKQLTNLIIWADNRSADVATKLRASQVGKKIYNNNGTPIHAMTPVCKLLWMKKNEPELYRKTARFVGVKEYIVYRLTGEFLVDYSIASATGMFNIRELQWDAYTLKKLGLKVEKLPKAVSPYHIVKLPESNAAGLPEGIPLIMGASDGCLANLGSGAIRTGSMAVTIGTSAAVRICSGKPYSDPLMQTFCYVLDEKTYIVGGPSNNGAVIFEWLMNTFFPKEEYEAVFKEAEGIKPGAEGLLFYPYLLGERAPLWSSSVRGGFSGLDITHTRAHFARAVMEGILLNLFGIGKVLMEMQEIDTIYANGGFARSATWVQMLSDVFGKAVKLNETVETGAVGAAMMGLKALGLAKNFSELTAFTQVGKEFDPEKKVHEQYDALSQKFAKGAQLMLAHAV, encoded by the coding sequence ATGCCCTATATTATCGGTTGTGATATCGGCACAACGAACGTCAAATCAGTTGCTTTCGATACTATTTCCGGCGAAATACTCGCCTCGCATAGTGAAAGCTATGAAATGAATCATCCGCAGCCGGATTGGAGTGAACAAGACCCGGAAGAGATTTTTCAGGCGGCCGGCAAGACGTTGAAAACAGTGATTTCCGAATGCAAGGCCGAAGGTGACCCGGTCGGGATCAGTTTCAGCGCCGCCATGCACGGGGTGCTGGCGCTGGATAAGGACGGCAAGCAGCTCACCAACCTGATCATCTGGGCCGATAACCGCAGCGCCGACGTCGCTACGAAGCTGAGGGCATCGCAGGTCGGCAAGAAGATCTACAACAACAACGGCACGCCCATTCATGCCATGACGCCCGTGTGCAAGTTGTTGTGGATGAAGAAGAACGAGCCTGAACTCTACCGCAAAACCGCCCGCTTTGTGGGTGTTAAAGAATACATCGTATACCGGCTTACGGGCGAATTTCTCGTCGATTATTCCATCGCTTCGGCCACGGGGATGTTCAATATCCGCGAGTTGCAATGGGACGCCTACACTTTGAAGAAACTGGGATTAAAAGTTGAAAAACTGCCCAAAGCCGTTTCGCCTTATCACATTGTAAAATTGCCCGAAAGCAATGCCGCCGGGTTGCCCGAAGGCATTCCGCTCATTATGGGCGCGAGCGACGGCTGCCTGGCCAACCTGGGCAGCGGGGCCATCCGAACAGGCTCTATGGCGGTGACGATCGGGACGAGCGCGGCGGTGCGGATTTGTTCCGGCAAACCTTACTCGGACCCGCTGATGCAAACGTTCTGCTATGTACTCGACGAGAAAACCTACATCGTCGGCGGCCCGTCGAACAACGGCGCAGTGATTTTCGAATGGCTCATGAACACTTTTTTCCCAAAGGAGGAGTATGAGGCGGTTTTCAAGGAAGCGGAAGGCATTAAACCGGGAGCGGAAGGGCTATTATTCTATCCTTACCTCCTGGGCGAGCGTGCGCCGCTGTGGAGCTCGTCCGTCCGCGGGGGATTCTCCGGCCTGGACATCACCCACACGCGTGCACATTTTGCGAGGGCGGTGATGGAAGGCATTCTGCTTAATTTGTTCGGCATTGGCAAGGTGCTCATGGAGATGCAGGAAATCGATACCATATATGCCAATGGCGGCTTCGCGCGGAGCGCTACCTGGGTGCAAATGCTCTCGGATGTGTTCGGGAAGGCGGTGAAGCTCAACGAAACCGTCGAGACAGGAGCCGTAGGAGCAGCCATGATGGGCCTGAAAGCCTTGGGACTGGCCAAAAATTTCTCCGAACTCACCGCATTCACACAGGTAGGAAAGGAGTTCGACCCCGAAAAGAAGGTGCACGAACAATACGACGCTCTGTCACAGAAATTTGCCAAAGGCGCCCAGTTAATGCTGGCCCACGCCGTGTAA
- a CDS encoding TonB-dependent receptor, which produces MKNFYILILVLLTSVSAFAQNGRISGQILSSDGQPAEQVSVGIKGTARGAISDNQGKFTIERVKPGTYTLLVSFVGVATQEKEVSVAAGETVNVSFTLSENANELQEVIVKSGTSYKSDQFSSSMKLLTPILETPQNVQVVTSKVLADQQIISMSDGLIRNVSGAVRLEHWGDMYANISMRGSQIQAFRNGFNVVNSYWGPLTEDMSFVDHIEFVKGPAGFMLANGDPSGLYNVVTKKPTGQDKGEVAFSVGSFGLYRATLDLDGKLSKDSKFLYRLNVAAQNKGSFRPFEYNNRYSIAPVVSYQIDEKTKLTAEYTLQYAKMSNVGSFYVFSPDGYATLPRDFTTMPQGLAPTKINDHSVFVNLQHQINSDWKLTAQVGYFNYQLAGSSMWPDSIKPSGLMYRGVGLWDAKSEMTLGQVFVNGDVKTGAVRHRILGGIDLGSKNYFADWSQSYALDSAGAEFDPKNPYYGTPVMGFPVFDRAMNLESRAAAGGGLQNQDYTGLYLQDELGFLDNRIRLTLAGRYTYVKQSAYGGPNDEAKHFTPRVGLSVSLTKNTSLYALYDQAFIPQSGRLKNGGSVKPITGNNTEFGVKRDWAEGRWNTTLAFYRILKNNELTGDPESQASGLSIVLGQKRAQGVEFDLRGTIINGLNLTANYAYTIAEVTKLAEGITDMKVGDLVPGYAKHTTNAWLSYKVQHGSLKNAGISAGFTYLAGRATTNWSTTNTALNQPDYFKLDGGVFWEKNNIRLTANVFNILDKYLYSGGYYDWLKAYYWQADPPRNYRLSVTYKF; this is translated from the coding sequence ATGAAAAACTTTTATATTTTAATCCTAGTCCTGCTGACGAGCGTGTCCGCATTCGCGCAAAACGGCAGAATATCAGGACAGATACTGAGCTCGGATGGGCAACCGGCAGAGCAGGTTTCGGTGGGAATTAAAGGAACCGCTCGTGGTGCGATCTCCGACAATCAAGGAAAATTCACAATTGAAAGGGTAAAACCTGGCACCTACACTCTACTCGTAAGCTTTGTAGGCGTGGCCACGCAGGAGAAGGAAGTTTCTGTCGCTGCGGGCGAAACGGTGAACGTTTCCTTCACACTCTCCGAAAATGCGAACGAATTGCAGGAAGTGATCGTAAAGAGCGGTACCAGCTACAAATCGGACCAGTTTTCATCCAGCATGAAACTCCTCACACCCATTCTGGAAACTCCTCAGAACGTACAGGTTGTAACATCCAAAGTACTCGCCGACCAGCAGATCATCAGCATGAGCGACGGACTGATTCGCAACGTGAGCGGCGCCGTTCGTCTGGAACACTGGGGCGATATGTATGCCAATATCAGCATGCGCGGCTCGCAAATCCAGGCTTTCCGCAACGGTTTCAATGTGGTAAACTCCTACTGGGGCCCGCTGACAGAAGATATGAGCTTCGTGGACCATATTGAATTCGTGAAAGGCCCGGCAGGTTTTATGCTGGCCAACGGCGATCCGAGCGGATTGTATAACGTGGTTACCAAAAAGCCGACCGGCCAGGATAAAGGTGAGGTGGCATTCAGTGTGGGCAGCTTCGGCCTATACCGCGCCACCCTCGACCTCGACGGCAAACTGAGCAAGGATAGCAAATTCCTTTACCGCCTCAATGTGGCGGCACAGAACAAAGGCTCTTTCCGCCCCTTTGAATACAACAACCGTTACAGCATCGCGCCGGTGGTGTCTTACCAAATCGACGAAAAGACCAAACTGACGGCCGAATACACATTGCAATACGCGAAAATGTCGAACGTAGGGTCGTTCTACGTGTTCTCGCCGGATGGCTACGCCACATTGCCGCGTGATTTCACCACGATGCCTCAGGGCCTGGCTCCTACCAAGATCAACGACCACAGTGTGTTCGTGAACTTGCAGCACCAGATTAATTCAGACTGGAAATTGACTGCGCAAGTGGGTTATTTCAATTACCAACTGGCAGGCAGCAGCATGTGGCCGGATTCTATCAAACCGAGCGGACTAATGTACCGCGGCGTAGGCCTTTGGGATGCAAAAAGTGAAATGACGCTTGGCCAGGTGTTTGTTAACGGTGACGTGAAAACCGGCGCTGTGCGGCACCGCATTCTCGGCGGAATCGATCTGGGTAGCAAAAACTACTTCGCCGACTGGTCGCAATCCTACGCGCTGGACTCAGCCGGTGCCGAATTTGATCCGAAAAATCCTTACTACGGCACGCCGGTAATGGGTTTCCCGGTATTTGATCGCGCTATGAACCTCGAATCCCGTGCAGCGGCAGGCGGCGGCTTGCAGAACCAGGATTATACAGGCCTATACCTGCAAGACGAACTCGGCTTCCTGGATAACCGTATCCGTCTGACATTGGCTGGTCGGTATACCTACGTGAAACAATCGGCATACGGAGGCCCGAACGACGAGGCCAAACATTTCACGCCGCGCGTTGGATTGAGCGTTTCGCTGACTAAAAACACTTCATTATATGCATTGTACGACCAGGCATTCATCCCCCAATCGGGCCGTTTGAAGAACGGTGGTTCCGTAAAACCCATCACGGGTAACAACACCGAGTTTGGTGTGAAACGCGACTGGGCGGAAGGCCGCTGGAATACAACGCTGGCATTCTACCGGATTTTGAAAAATAATGAGCTCACAGGCGATCCTGAGAGCCAAGCGTCTGGGCTGAGCATTGTGCTGGGCCAGAAAAGGGCCCAGGGTGTGGAATTCGACCTTCGCGGTACGATCATTAATGGCCTGAACCTTACTGCTAACTATGCCTACACCATCGCCGAAGTGACGAAGCTTGCCGAAGGTATCACAGACATGAAAGTGGGCGACCTGGTTCCGGGTTATGCCAAACATACTACCAATGCATGGCTGAGCTATAAAGTGCAGCACGGTTCGTTGAAAAACGCCGGTATTTCCGCAGGTTTCACATACCTCGCCGGCCGCGCCACCACCAACTGGTCGACCACGAACACTGCCCTCAACCAACCCGATTATTTCAAACTGGACGGTGGGGTTTTCTGGGAGAAAAACAATATCCGCCTCACTGCGAACGTGTTCAACATCCTGGACAAATACCTGTATAGCGGCGGTTACTACGATTGGTTGAAAGCCTACTACTGGCAGGCAGATCCTCCGAGAAACTATCGTTTGAGCGTTACCTATAAGTTTTAA
- a CDS encoding c-type cytochrome: MKLLLTILSAATFYAAIPAVQDDELAKSIERGKMVYSENCITCHMGTGEGVTATFPPLAKSDYLMKTPENAIRAVKFGLAGKITVNGVEYDNMMPNPGLGNDEIADVMNYIMNSWGNSSEKKMITEKMVEEVKEKK, encoded by the coding sequence ATGAAACTATTACTCACAATACTTTCGGCAGCGACTTTCTATGCTGCGATCCCGGCTGTGCAGGACGATGAGCTTGCCAAAAGCATCGAGCGGGGCAAGATGGTTTATTCCGAAAACTGCATTACCTGCCATATGGGCACAGGTGAAGGTGTAACTGCCACGTTTCCACCGCTCGCAAAGTCGGATTACCTCATGAAAACGCCCGAAAATGCGATCCGGGCGGTTAAATTCGGGTTGGCGGGCAAAATCACCGTCAATGGCGTGGAGTACGACAACATGATGCCGAACCCCGGCCTGGGCAACGATGAAATTGCCGATGTGATGAATTACATCATGAATTCCTGGGGCAACTCGTCCGAAAAGAAAATGATTACCGAGAAAATGGTGGAGGAAGTAAAGGAGAAGAAATAG
- a CDS encoding PQQ-dependent sugar dehydrogenase encodes MNPNISKLKKYLPVALGGMLLTASIGLMSNSSSDDKRDSKAFSEASFKVDTVATGLSMPWASALLPGGELLVTERGGKLRIVRNGKLDAQEVTGIPEVWYKGQGGLLDIALHPDYKSNGWIYISYSSPKKEGEEGDDGGANTALMRAKLKGNALTDIQHLFKAIPNVKGNVHFGGRIVFDKKGYVFLSLGERGQKENSQNLGRDQGKVVRLHEDGKIPSDNPFVKTAGARPEIWTYGHRNPQGLIINPATGVIWEHEHGPQGGDELNIIEKGKNYGWPLITYGIDYDNSIISKDTAKAGLEQPVIYWKPSIAPCGMTFLSNDKYKDWKGDLLVGSLKFMYLQHLTVRGNKVTKREVIFDKIGRVRDVRMGSDGNVYVVLENSGKVVRLTPKG; translated from the coding sequence ATGAACCCCAACATTTCTAAGCTCAAAAAATACCTCCCCGTCGCATTGGGCGGTATGTTGCTCACCGCTTCGATCGGGCTGATGAGCAACAGCTCGTCGGACGATAAACGCGATTCGAAAGCATTCTCTGAAGCCAGTTTCAAGGTTGATACCGTGGCTACCGGCCTCAGCATGCCCTGGGCATCTGCATTGCTGCCCGGCGGCGAGCTGCTCGTAACCGAGCGCGGCGGCAAATTGCGCATTGTCAGAAACGGCAAGCTCGATGCCCAGGAAGTTACCGGCATTCCCGAAGTTTGGTACAAAGGACAAGGCGGTTTGCTGGATATCGCACTCCACCCCGACTATAAATCCAACGGCTGGATCTACATCAGCTACTCTTCTCCTAAAAAGGAAGGCGAAGAAGGTGACGACGGCGGCGCCAACACCGCATTAATGCGCGCTAAACTGAAAGGCAACGCATTGACCGACATTCAGCACCTTTTCAAGGCTATCCCGAATGTAAAAGGCAATGTCCACTTCGGCGGCCGCATTGTTTTCGACAAAAAAGGCTATGTGTTCCTGTCGCTCGGCGAGCGCGGGCAGAAAGAAAACTCGCAAAACCTCGGCCGCGACCAGGGCAAAGTAGTAAGGCTGCATGAAGATGGTAAAATCCCTTCCGACAACCCGTTTGTGAAAACAGCCGGCGCAAGACCGGAAATCTGGACCTACGGACACCGTAACCCGCAAGGCCTGATCATCAACCCGGCTACGGGCGTGATCTGGGAGCACGAGCACGGCCCGCAGGGCGGCGATGAGCTCAATATCATCGAAAAAGGTAAAAATTACGGCTGGCCGCTGATCACCTACGGAATCGACTACGACAATAGCATCATTTCAAAAGATACCGCGAAGGCTGGCCTTGAACAACCGGTTATCTACTGGAAACCGTCTATCGCGCCTTGCGGCATGACATTCCTGAGCAACGACAAATACAAGGACTGGAAAGGCGACCTCCTGGTAGGCTCGCTGAAATTCATGTACCTGCAACACCTCACCGTGCGCGGCAATAAGGTGACCAAGCGTGAGGTGATTTTCGATAAGATCGGTCGCGTGCGTGACGTGCGCATGGGCTCGGACGGCAATGTGTACGTGGTATTGGAAAACTCGGGCAAAGTGGTGCGCCTGACGCCTAAAGGCTGA
- a CDS encoding GH92 family glycosyl hydrolase has product MKKLLTCLFTIIAAMQLSYGQGTANLVDYVNPLMGTQSKFSLSAGNTYPAIALPWGMNFWMPQTGKMGDGWAYMYDAEKIRGFKQTHQPSPWINDYGQFAIMPVTGKLKIDEESRASWFSHKAETAKPHYYKVYLADHDITTEITPTERAAQFRITFPQADTSYVLVDAFDKGSYVKVLPKERKIIGYTTKNSGGVPANFKNYFVLVFDKPFTFSSAFHGKTLAKDTLELSAAHAGAVVGFKTKRGEQVGIKVASSFISPEQAELNLQRELGNDSFDATMKKGEQAWNTELSRIKVEGDNIDQIRTFYSCLYRVLLFPRKFFEMDKANKVVHYSPYNGEVRPGYMFTDNGFWDTFRAVFPFFTLMYPTLNGQIMEGLANAYDESGFLPEWASPGHRDCMIGSNSASLIADSYIKGIRGYDINKLYEAILKNTENAGPVSSVGRFGHEYYNELGYVPYDVKINENAARTLEYAYADFCIAQLAKELKKPQSEVDLYLKRSQNYKNLFDPETKWMRGKNKDGKFQTPFNPFKWGDAFTEGNSIHYTWSVFQDVKGLINLVGGREAFVKKLDTVFTLPPVFDDSYYGFPIHEIREMQIMNMGNYAHGNQPIQHMIYLYNYAGAPDKAQYWTRQVMKRLYQPTPDGYCGDEDNGQTSAWYVFSSLGFYPVTPGTTQYVIGSPLFKKATLTMEDGKKFTIEAPASSDTNLYIKGAKLNGKSYDKTYLEHSDIQKGGTVQFDLTDKASNNWGTKPEAAPFSLTK; this is encoded by the coding sequence ATGAAAAAACTCCTGACCTGCCTTTTTACCATTATTGCCGCCATGCAATTATCCTACGGGCAAGGTACCGCAAATCTGGTCGATTACGTGAACCCGCTGATGGGCACCCAGTCCAAATTCAGCTTATCTGCCGGTAACACTTATCCGGCCATCGCCCTGCCCTGGGGAATGAACTTCTGGATGCCGCAAACCGGCAAAATGGGCGACGGATGGGCTTATATGTACGACGCCGAAAAGATCCGTGGCTTCAAGCAAACGCACCAGCCGAGCCCGTGGATCAACGATTACGGCCAGTTTGCCATTATGCCCGTCACCGGCAAGCTGAAAATCGACGAGGAAAGCCGCGCGAGCTGGTTCTCCCACAAGGCCGAAACAGCAAAACCGCATTATTACAAGGTATACCTGGCCGACCACGACATTACCACCGAAATCACACCAACCGAGCGCGCCGCTCAGTTCCGCATTACTTTCCCGCAGGCGGACACTTCCTACGTGCTTGTGGACGCATTTGACAAAGGTTCGTATGTGAAAGTTCTGCCGAAAGAGCGTAAAATCATCGGTTACACCACGAAAAACAGTGGCGGTGTGCCGGCCAATTTCAAGAATTATTTTGTTTTGGTTTTTGATAAACCCTTCACATTCTCGTCTGCATTCCACGGAAAGACGCTCGCCAAAGACACGCTCGAACTGAGCGCAGCGCATGCAGGTGCAGTGGTTGGGTTTAAAACCAAAAGAGGCGAGCAGGTCGGTATCAAGGTAGCCTCTTCGTTCATCAGCCCCGAACAAGCCGAGCTGAACCTGCAACGCGAGCTGGGCAACGACTCGTTCGATGCAACGATGAAAAAAGGCGAACAGGCCTGGAACACGGAGCTTTCGCGCATTAAAGTAGAAGGCGACAACATCGACCAGATCCGCACATTTTACTCGTGCCTTTACCGCGTGCTGTTATTCCCGAGGAAGTTTTTTGAAATGGACAAGGCCAACAAGGTCGTGCATTACAGCCCTTACAATGGCGAGGTGCGCCCCGGCTACATGTTTACCGACAATGGCTTCTGGGATACATTCCGCGCCGTGTTCCCGTTCTTCACGCTCATGTACCCGACCCTGAACGGGCAGATCATGGAAGGCCTCGCCAATGCATACGACGAAAGCGGCTTCCTCCCCGAATGGGCCAGCCCCGGCCACCGCGATTGTATGATCGGCTCGAACTCGGCCTCGCTGATCGCCGATTCGTACATTAAAGGCATCCGCGGTTATGACATTAACAAACTGTACGAAGCCATACTGAAAAACACCGAGAATGCAGGCCCAGTAAGCTCGGTAGGGCGTTTCGGGCATGAATATTATAATGAGCTGGGTTATGTTCCTTATGATGTAAAAATCAATGAGAATGCCGCGCGGACGCTGGAATATGCCTATGCCGATTTCTGTATTGCCCAACTGGCGAAAGAGCTGAAAAAGCCGCAATCGGAAGTGGATTTGTATTTGAAAAGAAGCCAAAACTACAAAAACCTCTTCGACCCGGAAACGAAATGGATGCGCGGCAAAAACAAGGACGGCAAGTTCCAGACGCCATTTAATCCTTTCAAATGGGGCGATGCATTTACCGAGGGGAACAGCATTCACTACACCTGGTCGGTGTTCCAGGATGTGAAAGGGCTGATCAACCTCGTAGGCGGCCGTGAGGCTTTTGTAAAAAAACTCGATACGGTGTTTACATTGCCGCCGGTATTCGACGACAGCTATTACGGCTTCCCGATCCACGAAATCCGCGAAATGCAGATCATGAACATGGGTAACTATGCGCACGGCAACCAGCCGATCCAGCATATGATTTACCTGTACAACTACGCCGGCGCCCCCGACAAAGCCCAATACTGGACGCGCCAGGTTATGAAAAGGCTGTATCAGCCCACACCCGACGGCTATTGCGGCGACGAGGACAACGGTCAGACCTCGGCCTGGTACGTGTTTTCATCCCTCGGCTTCTACCCCGTCACACCCGGCACCACGCAGTATGTGATCGGCTCGCCATTATTCAAAAAAGCGACGCTCACGATGGAAGACGGCAAGAAATTCACCATCGAAGCGCCGGCGAGCAGCGATACCAATTTGTACATTAAAGGCGCTAAACTGAACGGCAAGTCGTACGACAAAACTTACCTCGAACACAGCGACATCCAGAAAGGCGGAACCGTACAATTCGACCTCACCGACAAGGCTTCCAACAACTGGGGAACCAAGCCGGAAGCGGCGCCGTTCTCGCTGACCAAATAA